A window of the Sebaldella sp. S0638 genome harbors these coding sequences:
- a CDS encoding septal ring lytic transglycosylase RlpA family protein → MKKIIYIFTVFLMVISCSGVSHKGGGPSATGFPNSGKASWYGGKFNGNSTASGEIFSEKALTAAHPSLPFGSIVEVTNNENNKKIKVRINDRGPFTKGRIIDLSKEAFSRIADTNKGVIDVSIKVIK, encoded by the coding sequence ATGAAAAAAATAATCTACATTTTCACAGTTTTTCTGATGGTAATCTCATGTTCAGGAGTCTCACACAAAGGCGGCGGACCGTCAGCCACAGGATTTCCCAATTCAGGAAAAGCATCGTGGTATGGCGGTAAGTTTAACGGGAATTCTACTGCAAGCGGAGAAATCTTTTCCGAGAAAGCGCTTACAGCTGCCCATCCCAGTTTACCTTTTGGAAGTATTGTAGAGGTAACCAATAATGAAAATAACAAAAAAATAAAAGTACGTATAAATGACAGAGGGCCGTTTACTAAAGGAAGAATCATTGATCTCAGCAAAGAAGCTTTTTCCAGAATAGCCGATACGAATAAAGGCGTTATTGATGTCAGTATTAAGGTCATTAAGTAA
- the adhE gene encoding bifunctional acetaldehyde-CoA/alcohol dehydrogenase, protein MVKDLESLREMMAKVKAAQAKFAEYSQEEVDRIFKEVALVINNERINLAKMAVEETGMGILEDKVIKNHFASEYIYNKYKDEKTCGVLEEDRSFGIKKIATPIGVVAGVIPTTNPTSTTAFKTLLALKTRNGIIFSPHPRAKGCTIYTAKLALEAAVKAGAPENIIGWIDEPSVDLSKELMAEADLILATGGPGMVKAAYSSGKPAIGVGAGNTPVIVDETADVKMTVNYTLMSKTFDNGVICASEQAVIVDEKIYDEVKKEFDLRGAYILKKTEIDKVRNTIFVDGALNSKIVGQSAYTIAKMAGVEVPENAKVLIGEVTSVSDEEPFAHEKLSPVLAMYKAKNYDDALDKAAKLIDLGGLGHTSLLYVNLAEREKVDKFGKRMKTGRTLVNMPSSLGAIGDVFNFKLEPSLTLGCGSWGGNSVSENVGVKHLINIKTVAERRENMLWFRVPEKIYFKFGSLPVALEELKGSKKRAFIVTDSALAKLGFTNHITKVLDELNIDYRIFSDVVEDPTLSSAQKGAQAMLDYNPDVIIALGGGSAMDAAKIMWVLYEHPEVKFHDLSMRFMDIRKRIYAFPKMGVKAEFIAVATSAGTGSEVTPFSVITDDETGVKYPLADYELTPDVAIIDPELMLTMPKGLTVASGIDVLTHAVESYVSTLATEYTKPISLEAMRLVFDFLPESVDGGAKAINAKEKMANASCLAGMAFANAFLGICHSMAHKLGGKFHVPHGIANAMLLNEVIKFNAVESPTKMGVFPQYKYPDAKNRYVEIANFLGISGKTDDDKITNLIKAIDELKAKIGIPASIKEYGIAEKDFLEAVDQLALDAFDDQCTGANPRYPLVTELKEVYLKAYYGADYKGK, encoded by the coding sequence ATGGTTAAGGATTTGGAATCATTAAGAGAAATGATGGCAAAAGTAAAAGCAGCGCAGGCAAAATTCGCTGAATACAGCCAGGAAGAAGTAGACAGAATCTTTAAAGAAGTCGCTTTAGTAATTAACAATGAAAGAATTAATCTTGCAAAAATGGCTGTTGAGGAAACAGGAATGGGTATTTTGGAGGATAAGGTAATAAAAAATCATTTTGCCTCTGAATATATTTATAATAAATACAAGGATGAAAAGACTTGTGGAGTACTGGAAGAAGACAGATCATTCGGTATTAAGAAAATAGCTACGCCGATAGGAGTAGTGGCAGGGGTAATACCTACGACTAACCCTACATCAACTACAGCATTCAAAACACTGCTTGCTCTAAAAACAAGAAACGGAATTATATTCTCTCCGCACCCAAGAGCGAAAGGATGTACAATCTATACTGCGAAACTAGCTTTAGAGGCTGCAGTGAAAGCTGGAGCACCTGAAAATATCATCGGATGGATAGACGAACCAAGTGTAGATCTTTCAAAGGAATTAATGGCAGAAGCTGATTTGATACTGGCAACTGGAGGACCGGGAATGGTTAAGGCAGCTTACTCATCAGGGAAACCGGCAATAGGAGTAGGAGCCGGAAATACACCGGTAATAGTAGATGAAACAGCAGACGTAAAAATGACTGTAAACTACACACTAATGTCAAAAACTTTTGATAACGGAGTAATTTGTGCATCTGAACAAGCTGTAATAGTAGATGAGAAAATTTATGACGAAGTAAAAAAAGAATTTGATTTAAGAGGAGCATATATCCTTAAAAAAACTGAAATAGACAAAGTAAGAAATACAATATTCGTAGATGGTGCATTAAACTCGAAAATAGTTGGTCAGAGTGCATACACTATAGCAAAAATGGCAGGAGTAGAAGTTCCTGAAAATGCAAAAGTCCTTATAGGAGAAGTAACGTCTGTTTCTGATGAAGAGCCGTTCGCACATGAGAAGTTATCTCCGGTACTGGCTATGTATAAAGCAAAAAATTATGACGACGCATTGGATAAAGCAGCAAAACTAATTGATCTTGGAGGACTTGGACATACATCGCTTCTTTATGTAAACCTTGCTGAAAGAGAAAAAGTAGATAAATTCGGTAAGAGAATGAAAACAGGAAGAACTCTTGTAAATATGCCTTCATCACTTGGAGCAATAGGAGATGTATTTAACTTTAAGTTAGAGCCGTCATTAACATTAGGATGCGGTTCTTGGGGAGGAAACTCTGTTTCTGAAAACGTTGGTGTAAAACATTTAATTAATATAAAAACAGTCGCTGAAAGGAGAGAAAATATGCTTTGGTTTAGAGTTCCTGAAAAAATCTATTTTAAATTTGGTTCACTTCCTGTAGCTTTAGAAGAATTGAAGGGGTCTAAAAAAAGAGCATTTATCGTAACAGATTCAGCGCTGGCAAAACTAGGATTTACTAATCATATAACAAAAGTATTAGACGAATTAAATATAGACTACAGAATATTCTCAGATGTTGTGGAAGATCCGACATTATCATCAGCTCAAAAAGGAGCACAGGCAATGCTTGACTATAATCCTGACGTAATAATAGCACTTGGCGGAGGTTCTGCAATGGATGCTGCGAAAATTATGTGGGTACTGTATGAGCATCCTGAAGTAAAATTCCATGATTTATCAATGAGATTTATGGATATAAGAAAGAGAATATATGCATTCCCTAAAATGGGAGTAAAAGCAGAATTTATAGCTGTGGCAACATCAGCAGGAACTGGTTCTGAAGTAACACCTTTCTCAGTAATAACTGATGACGAAACAGGAGTAAAATATCCTCTGGCTGATTATGAATTAACACCTGATGTGGCAATAATCGATCCTGAATTAATGCTTACTATGCCTAAAGGATTAACAGTGGCATCTGGTATAGACGTACTTACACATGCTGTGGAATCTTATGTTTCTACACTTGCTACTGAGTATACAAAACCTATATCACTTGAAGCAATGAGATTAGTATTTGACTTCCTGCCTGAATCAGTGGACGGAGGAGCAAAAGCTATTAACGCCAAAGAAAAAATGGCTAATGCATCATGTCTTGCAGGTATGGCTTTCGCCAATGCATTCCTTGGAATATGTCACTCAATGGCACATAAACTGGGAGGAAAGTTCCATGTACCTCACGGTATAGCAAATGCAATGCTTCTAAATGAAGTAATCAAGTTTAACGCTGTGGAAAGTCCTACTAAAATGGGTGTATTCCCTCAGTACAAGTATCCTGATGCAAAAAACAGATATGTAGAAATAGCTAATTTCTTAGGAATAAGCGGTAAAACAGATGATGATAAGATTACTAACCTTATCAAAGCTATAGACGAATTAAAAGCTAAAATCGGAATACCTGCTTCTATAAAAGAGTATGGAATTGCCGAAAAAGATTTCCTGGAAGCTGTGGATCAGTTAGCATTAGATGCATTTGATGACCAGTGTACAGGTGCAAACCCTAGATATCCGTTAGTAACTGAATTAAAAGAAGTATATTTAAAAGCATACTATGGTGCTGATTACAAAGGTAAATAA